A DNA window from Actinomadura coerulea contains the following coding sequences:
- a CDS encoding Xaa-Pro dipeptidyl-peptidase, whose protein sequence is MRRRLTGGAGVITLTAALAASTTALPAAAAGPTRSAPRPPGAHQVTVRDGETQPVFSRADAVTQTVNIETTADSDRDGVRDRVQLRIMRPKETDAAGLRVPTILEASPYWAGINDVPNHPVDVGDAAARSLTGTRRDLAEVFPGYYDNYFLPRGYAVADLDSIGTGGSTGCPTSGDRSEQAGAKAAVDWLNGRARGWSPDGSPVRATWSTGNVGMIGQSYNGTLPNMAATTGVEGLKAIVPIAGISSWYDYYRAGGGVVAPGGYQGEDLDVLAKAVLTRRDPGVCAKVIEDIEAAQDRETGDYSEVWAQRDYVGQARRVRAAVMVVHGLNDWNVKTKNSVQWWNALQEAGVPRKLWLHQGNHSTPFRWRVEEWLRQTLHWFDRYLYGVRNGIEREPRVDVQHADGTWETARDWPVPGTRTVPVSLNAGPSGQPGALGLAPRPGAAQPFTDAGKTRTAEELLSNQDQADPNRLAYLTGPLAKPVRIDGIPSMSLRASLDGRSPYLTALLVDYGTDTRPTGARVGTGEEVCYGQSVPGDSGCTIRQALHTATAPYKIITRGWLDARNRHDLARTEPIEAGRTYAFRWDLEPTDYTVKAGHRLGVILLSTDHDYTLRHPAGTRVAVRPGVSRVLLPLARGGRESLG, encoded by the coding sequence ATGAGACGACGCCTCACCGGCGGCGCCGGCGTGATCACCCTCACCGCCGCGCTCGCCGCCAGCACCACCGCGCTGCCCGCCGCGGCGGCCGGACCCACCAGGTCCGCGCCCCGGCCACCGGGCGCCCACCAGGTCACGGTCCGGGACGGGGAGACGCAGCCGGTGTTCTCCCGCGCCGACGCCGTCACCCAGACCGTGAACATCGAGACCACGGCCGACAGCGACCGCGACGGCGTGCGGGACCGCGTGCAACTGCGGATCATGCGCCCGAAGGAGACCGACGCCGCCGGCCTGAGGGTCCCGACGATCCTGGAGGCGAGCCCGTACTGGGCCGGGATCAACGACGTCCCGAACCACCCGGTCGACGTCGGCGACGCCGCGGCGCGCTCCCTCACCGGCACGCGGCGCGACCTGGCCGAGGTCTTCCCCGGCTACTACGACAACTACTTCCTGCCGCGCGGCTACGCCGTCGCCGACCTGGACAGCATCGGGACGGGCGGCTCGACCGGCTGCCCGACCTCCGGTGACCGCAGCGAGCAGGCGGGCGCGAAGGCCGCCGTGGACTGGCTGAACGGGCGGGCCCGGGGATGGTCGCCGGACGGCTCGCCGGTGAGGGCGACCTGGTCCACCGGGAACGTCGGCATGATCGGCCAGTCCTACAACGGGACGCTGCCGAACATGGCCGCCACCACCGGGGTCGAGGGCCTCAAGGCGATCGTCCCGATCGCGGGCATCTCCAGCTGGTACGACTACTACCGCGCGGGCGGGGGCGTGGTCGCGCCCGGCGGATACCAGGGCGAGGACCTGGACGTCCTGGCCAAGGCCGTGCTGACCCGCCGGGACCCGGGGGTCTGCGCGAAGGTCATCGAGGACATCGAGGCCGCCCAGGACCGCGAGACCGGCGACTACTCCGAGGTGTGGGCCCAGCGCGACTACGTCGGGCAGGCGCGGAGGGTGCGGGCCGCCGTGATGGTGGTGCACGGGCTCAACGACTGGAACGTCAAGACCAAGAACTCCGTGCAGTGGTGGAACGCGCTGCAGGAAGCGGGCGTGCCGCGCAAACTGTGGCTCCACCAGGGCAACCACTCGACGCCGTTCCGCTGGCGGGTCGAGGAGTGGCTGCGCCAGACGCTGCACTGGTTCGACCGCTACCTGTACGGCGTCCGCAACGGGATCGAGCGCGAGCCTCGCGTCGACGTGCAGCACGCGGACGGGACGTGGGAGACGGCGAGGGACTGGCCCGTCCCCGGCACCCGCACCGTCCCCGTCAGCCTCAACGCCGGCCCGTCCGGGCAGCCGGGCGCCCTCGGCCTCGCCCCCCGGCCCGGCGCGGCGCAGCCGTTCACGGACGCGGGCAAGACCCGGACGGCCGAGGAGCTCCTCTCGAACCAGGACCAGGCCGACCCGAACCGGCTCGCCTACCTGACCGGTCCGCTCGCGAAGCCCGTCAGGATCGACGGCATCCCCTCGATGTCGCTGCGTGCCTCGCTCGACGGCCGCTCGCCGTACCTGACGGCGCTGCTGGTCGACTACGGGACCGACACGCGTCCCACGGGCGCGCGGGTCGGCACCGGCGAGGAGGTCTGCTACGGCCAGAGCGTGCCGGGCGACTCCGGCTGCACGATCCGGCAGGCGCTGCACACCGCGACGGCCCCCTACAAGATCATCACGAGAGGGTGGCTGGACGCGCGGAACCGGCACGACCTCGCCCGGACCGAGCCGATCGAGGCGGGCCGGACCTACGCGTTCCGCTGGGACCTCGAACCGACCGACTACACGGTGAAGGCGGGCCACCGGCTCGGCGTGATCCTGCTGTCGACCGACCACGACTACACGCTCCGCCACCCGGCGGGGACGAGGGTCGCGGTGCGGCCGGGCGTCAGCAGGGTGCTGCTGCCGCTGGCGCGGGGCGGCCGGGAGTCGCTCGGGTAG
- a CDS encoding YczE/YyaS/YitT family protein, whose amino-acid sequence MALMVRRLVQLYVGLALYGLGIALQVSSGLGNDPWDVFHQGLSRRFGLSMGAWIIIAGAVVMLAWIPMRQRPGIGTVSNVVLVGVFADLFLWLLPAPDALAGRWAYLIAAVLVGGFATGCYIGAGLGPGPRDGLMTGLAARGHSIRVVRTAIELAVLAVGWLLGGTVGVGTVLYAVAIGPLTHVLLPRLTVGARTPAPAADPEPEPAGAC is encoded by the coding sequence ATGGCCTTGATGGTGCGCCGTCTGGTGCAGCTCTACGTCGGATTGGCCTTGTACGGGCTGGGAATCGCCCTCCAGGTGTCGTCCGGCCTGGGCAACGACCCCTGGGACGTCTTCCACCAGGGCCTCTCGCGGCGCTTCGGCCTGTCGATGGGCGCCTGGATCATCATCGCGGGCGCGGTCGTGATGCTCGCGTGGATCCCGATGCGGCAGCGGCCCGGCATCGGGACCGTCAGCAACGTCGTCCTCGTCGGCGTCTTCGCCGACCTCTTCCTGTGGCTCCTGCCCGCCCCGGACGCGCTCGCGGGTCGCTGGGCCTACCTGATCGCCGCCGTGCTCGTGGGCGGCTTCGCCACCGGCTGCTACATCGGCGCCGGCCTCGGCCCGGGCCCCCGGGACGGGCTGATGACCGGGCTCGCGGCGCGCGGCCACTCGATCCGGGTGGTGCGGACGGCGATCGAGCTGGCGGTGCTGGCCGTCGGCTGGCTGCTCGGCGGCACCGTCGGCGTTGGAACGGTCCTCTACGCCGTGGCGATCGGGCCGCTCACCCACGTCCTGCTGCCCCGGCTGACCGTCGGGGCCCGCACGCCCGCGCCCGCCGCCGACCCGGAGCCCGAACCCGCGGGCGCCTGCTAG
- a CDS encoding ABC transporter ATP-binding protein, producing MPGMPGNGWQVMASFRKDSSVTRQKLAPGTVGRIAGYARPYVRELVVFLTLNSLAALIVVANPLLLKGIIDRGIVPGRSGVVLWLAAAVAGLALVEAVLGLAQRWYSARIGEGLIYDLRSQVFAHVQRQPVAFFMRAQTGSLVSRLNNDVIGAQRALTTTLSSVVSNVISLVLVLVTMLILSWQVTLIALLLLPIFILPAKWVGKRLQRVSREQMVLDAEMGSLMTERFNVAGAMLAKLYGRPAEEEENFSGRAARVRDVGVVAAMYGRVFFTALTLVAALATAMVYGVGGYLVVDGSFQLGTLVALATLLTRMYGPLTALSNVHVDVMTALVSFDRVFEVLDLKPLVRDREGARELTEARAPSGNGSGSAPSKAPSIEFDHVRFAYPAADEVSLASLESIARTDTAPGREVLHDVDFTAAPGQLVALVGPSGAGKSTITHLVSRLYDVSAGAVRIGGVDVRDVTLESLRAEIGVVSQDAHLFHDSIRENMRYARPDATDEEILAALEAAHIGGLVAEMPEGLDTVVGDRGYRLSGGEKQRLAIARLLLKAPAVVVLDEATAHLDSESEAAVQRALRTALAGRTSLVIAHRLSTIREADQILVVEGGRVAERGRHEELLLEGGLYAELYRTQFSHQRGPGPEEERRAEPLGAE from the coding sequence ATGCCGGGAATGCCGGGCAACGGCTGGCAGGTGATGGCGTCCTTCCGCAAGGACAGCTCCGTCACCCGGCAGAAACTGGCGCCCGGCACCGTGGGGCGGATCGCGGGCTACGCCCGGCCCTACGTCCGCGAGCTGGTGGTGTTCCTCACCCTGAACTCGCTGGCCGCGCTGATCGTCGTCGCCAACCCGCTCCTGCTCAAGGGGATCATCGACCGCGGCATCGTGCCGGGCCGGTCGGGCGTGGTGCTCTGGCTCGCCGCCGCCGTCGCCGGGCTCGCCCTGGTGGAGGCCGTGCTCGGCCTCGCGCAACGCTGGTACTCGGCGCGCATCGGCGAGGGGCTCATCTACGACCTGCGCAGCCAGGTGTTCGCGCACGTCCAGCGGCAGCCCGTCGCGTTCTTCATGCGGGCGCAGACGGGCTCGCTCGTCAGCCGCCTCAACAACGACGTCATCGGCGCGCAGCGCGCCCTCACCACCACCCTGTCGTCGGTGGTGTCCAACGTGATCAGCCTGGTCCTGGTGCTGGTGACGATGCTCATCCTGTCCTGGCAGGTCACGCTGATCGCGCTGCTGCTGCTCCCGATCTTCATCCTGCCGGCCAAGTGGGTCGGCAAGCGGCTGCAGCGGGTCAGCCGCGAGCAGATGGTGCTGGACGCCGAGATGGGCTCGCTGATGACCGAGCGGTTCAACGTCGCCGGGGCCATGCTCGCCAAGCTCTACGGGCGTCCGGCCGAGGAGGAGGAGAACTTCTCCGGCCGCGCCGCCCGCGTCCGCGACGTCGGCGTCGTCGCCGCCATGTACGGTCGGGTCTTCTTCACCGCGCTGACCCTGGTGGCCGCGCTGGCCACCGCCATGGTCTACGGCGTCGGCGGCTACCTGGTGGTGGACGGCAGCTTCCAGCTCGGCACGCTCGTCGCGCTCGCCACCCTGCTGACCCGGATGTACGGGCCGCTGACCGCGCTGTCCAACGTGCACGTGGACGTGATGACCGCGCTCGTCAGCTTCGACCGCGTGTTCGAGGTGCTCGACCTGAAGCCGCTGGTCCGCGACCGCGAGGGCGCCCGGGAGCTGACCGAGGCCCGCGCGCCGTCCGGCAACGGCTCGGGCTCGGCGCCCTCGAAGGCGCCGTCGATCGAGTTCGACCACGTCCGGTTCGCCTACCCGGCGGCGGACGAGGTCTCGCTCGCCTCGCTGGAGTCGATCGCCCGCACCGACACCGCGCCCGGCCGGGAGGTGCTGCACGACGTCGACTTCACCGCCGCGCCGGGGCAGCTGGTCGCGCTCGTGGGGCCGTCCGGCGCGGGCAAGTCGACGATCACGCATCTGGTGTCGCGGCTGTACGACGTGTCCGCCGGCGCGGTCCGCATCGGCGGCGTCGACGTCCGCGACGTCACGCTCGAGTCGCTGCGCGCCGAGATCGGCGTCGTCAGCCAGGACGCGCACCTGTTCCACGACTCGATCCGCGAGAACATGCGCTACGCCCGCCCGGACGCCACCGACGAGGAGATCCTCGCCGCGCTGGAGGCCGCGCACATCGGCGGCCTCGTCGCCGAGATGCCCGAAGGCCTGGACACCGTCGTCGGCGACCGCGGCTACCGGCTGTCGGGCGGGGAGAAGCAGCGGCTCGCGATCGCCCGGCTGCTGCTCAAGGCCCCGGCGGTGGTCGTGCTGGACGAGGCGACCGCCCACCTGGACTCCGAGTCCGAGGCGGCCGTCCAGCGGGCCCTGCGCACCGCCCTCGCCGGCCGGACGTCACTGGTGATCGCGCACCGGCTGTCCACGATCCGGGAGGCCGACCAGATCCTGGTGGTCGAGGGCGGCCGGGTCGCCGAGCGCGGCCGGCACGAGGAGCTGCTGCTGGAGGGCGGCCTGTACGCCGAGCTCTACCGCACGCAGTTCTCGCACCAGCGCGGACCGGGCCCCGAGGAGGAGCGGCGGGCCGAGCCGCTGGGCGCCGAGTAG
- a CDS encoding helix-turn-helix domain-containing protein, with amino-acid sequence MAETLKKGTRVTGAERDKLAADLKKRYDSGESIRALAAATGRSYGFIHRILTESGVNLRGRGGATRGKKS; translated from the coding sequence GTGGCCGAGACCCTGAAGAAGGGCACCCGCGTGACCGGTGCCGAGCGCGACAAGCTGGCGGCGGACCTGAAGAAGAGGTACGACTCCGGCGAGAGCATCCGCGCCCTGGCAGCCGCCACCGGCCGCTCGTACGGTTTCATCCACCGGATTCTGACCGAGTCCGGCGTCAACCTGCGCGGTCGCGGTGGCGCGACCCGGGGCAAGAAGTCCTGA
- a CDS encoding enoyl-CoA hydratase/isomerase family protein, translated as MGDATTAGRPETATVPEAAESAPPGLDEAGLRLDVAGAVATVTLNRPERRNAMTFATWRGLAAIGRSLPADVRVVVLRGEGPSFSAGIDLGMFSGGGGGEGFTDGSDAEGTDRFIAELQEGYTWLRRPDIVSVASVHGHAIGAGFQLALACDIRVVAEDAKFCMKEPALGLVPDLTGTKPLVEIVGVGRALELCLTARTVLADEAARIGLAEILVPRDGLDAAVRDLADALLAVNPGAAAATKRLLWQAAENTLDEQCAAERREQIGRLREVFGS; from the coding sequence ATGGGGGACGCGACCACGGCCGGCAGGCCGGAAACGGCCACGGTGCCGGAGGCGGCGGAGTCCGCCCCGCCCGGCCTCGACGAGGCGGGCCTGCGGCTGGACGTGGCCGGCGCGGTCGCGACCGTCACCCTGAACCGGCCCGAGCGGCGCAACGCCATGACGTTCGCGACCTGGCGCGGGCTCGCCGCGATCGGGCGCTCCCTTCCCGCGGACGTGCGCGTCGTCGTCCTTCGGGGCGAGGGCCCCTCGTTCTCGGCGGGCATCGACCTCGGCATGTTCTCCGGCGGCGGAGGCGGCGAGGGGTTCACCGACGGCTCCGACGCCGAGGGCACCGACCGCTTCATCGCCGAGCTGCAGGAGGGCTACACCTGGCTGCGGCGCCCCGACATCGTCTCCGTCGCCTCGGTGCACGGCCACGCCATCGGCGCCGGCTTCCAGCTCGCGCTGGCCTGCGACATCCGCGTGGTCGCCGAGGACGCCAAGTTCTGCATGAAGGAGCCCGCGCTCGGGCTCGTCCCCGACCTGACCGGCACCAAGCCGCTGGTCGAGATCGTGGGCGTCGGGCGCGCCCTGGAGCTGTGCCTCACCGCCCGGACGGTCCTCGCCGACGAGGCGGCCCGGATCGGCCTCGCCGAGATTCTCGTCCCGCGCGACGGCCTGGACGCCGCCGTCCGCGACCTGGCGGACGCCCTGCTCGCGGTGAACCCGGGCGCGGCCGCGGCCACCAAGCGCCTGCTGTGGCAGGCCGCGGAGAACACCCTCGACGAGCAGTGCGCCGCCGAGCGCCGCGAGCAGATCGGCCGCCTCCGCGAGGTCTTCGGCTCGTGA
- a CDS encoding sulfotransferase family protein — MRSTPHILVINGTKVHRPVFILGAPHSGAELLARAVKRSPGFHLTTGRPDVLRVTYAFARQPSIAERGEGAARVLRDAYAQAWQVSARACGECPDECREMGGLPPRPPGRPEGPAPAAEPPGPCVGAQGLARYADASPDLIYSADVLLDAFPDAQLVQVIRDGRDVVADMLGDERCLAWFKPGLANLDTVFPNPFFGVEDHTDRSRWPRAAAAVKCALRWRGSVRLSARLRLQVPEEQLATVRYEELVARPRRVGAELAEYLDAPLSKSALSGLVRAGARDAAEPGVGVWRERLTPRQAAQVEKVAGTELRRLGYPLGSED; from the coding sequence ATGAGGTCGACGCCGCACATCCTGGTGATCAACGGCACCAAGGTCCACCGCCCGGTGTTCATCCTGGGCGCGCCGCACTCGGGTGCGGAGCTGCTGGCGCGCGCGGTCAAGCGCTCCCCCGGCTTCCACCTGACCACCGGCCGGCCGGACGTCCTGCGCGTCACCTACGCCTTCGCCCGGCAGCCCTCGATCGCCGAGCGCGGGGAGGGCGCCGCCCGCGTGCTGCGGGACGCCTACGCGCAGGCGTGGCAGGTGTCGGCGCGGGCGTGCGGGGAGTGCCCGGACGAGTGCCGCGAGATGGGCGGGCTGCCGCCGCGCCCGCCCGGCCGGCCGGAGGGGCCCGCCCCCGCCGCCGAACCGCCCGGCCCGTGCGTGGGAGCGCAGGGGCTCGCCCGCTACGCCGACGCCTCCCCCGACCTGATCTACAGCGCCGACGTGCTGCTGGACGCCTTCCCCGACGCCCAGCTCGTCCAGGTGATCCGGGACGGCCGGGACGTGGTCGCCGACATGCTCGGCGACGAGCGCTGCCTGGCCTGGTTCAAGCCGGGCCTGGCCAACCTCGACACGGTGTTCCCCAACCCGTTCTTCGGCGTCGAGGACCACACGGACCGGAGCCGGTGGCCGCGCGCGGCGGCCGCCGTGAAGTGCGCCCTGCGGTGGCGGGGGTCGGTGCGGCTGAGCGCGAGGCTCCGCCTCCAGGTCCCCGAGGAGCAGCTGGCCACGGTCCGCTACGAGGAGCTGGTCGCCCGGCCGCGCCGCGTCGGCGCCGAGCTGGCGGAGTACCTGGACGCGCCGCTGTCGAAGTCGGCGCTGTCGGGACTGGTGCGCGCCGGGGCGCGGGACGCCGCCGAACCGGGCGTCGGGGTGTGGCGCGAGCGCCTCACCCCGCGGCAGGCCGCCCAGGTCGAGAAGGTCGCGGGCACCGAGCTGCGGCGGCTCGGCTACCCGCTCGGCTCCGAGGACTGA
- a CDS encoding S66 peptidase family protein, whose translation MNSGGARAVAAHGSPDAPAAGTPGGAERARKARRFARLRPGDRVAVVAPSGPADPARLEAGCAVLRDLGLDVVVGKHALDRVNLGSAGPVRGDWHRLAGTDADRAADLQAAWCDPRVRAVVCARGGYGGTRVLDRLDWDALRAATEASAASGGGPKILHGSSDITALHGAFGTRLGITTSFGPMPAGVIADLDPAAPDASLEALRTALFGGAATSSGMAPAVLPGTRTLLPGRAEGPLTGGTLSLLAAVLGTPYAPPPAAGRIVFLEDVTEAPYRIDRMLVQLLQAGWFDGAAGFALGSWKDCGDPAELDAVFAARLGPLGVPILAGLPAGHGPRQHTLELGAPAALHAPAPPGHDPAHPHPAVPDTGALTLEAPPGGAR comes from the coding sequence TTGAACAGCGGGGGCGCCCGCGCGGTGGCGGCCCACGGGTCGCCGGACGCGCCCGCGGCCGGCACGCCCGGCGGCGCGGAGCGCGCGCGGAAGGCCCGCAGGTTCGCGAGGCTGCGGCCCGGCGACCGCGTCGCGGTGGTCGCGCCCAGCGGGCCCGCCGACCCCGCGCGGCTGGAGGCGGGCTGCGCCGTCCTGCGCGACCTCGGCCTTGACGTCGTGGTCGGCAAGCACGCGCTCGACCGCGTCAACCTGGGTTCCGCGGGTCCGGTGCGCGGCGACTGGCACCGGCTTGCCGGGACCGACGCCGACCGCGCCGCCGACCTGCAGGCCGCCTGGTGCGACCCGCGGGTCCGCGCGGTGGTCTGCGCGCGGGGCGGCTACGGCGGCACCCGCGTCCTGGACCGCCTCGACTGGGACGCGCTGCGCGCCGCGACCGAGGCGTCCGCCGCCTCCGGCGGCGGGCCGAAGATCCTGCACGGGTCCAGCGACATCACCGCGCTGCACGGCGCTTTTGGAACGCGCCTGGGGATCACGACGTCCTTCGGCCCCATGCCCGCTGGAGTGATCGCCGATCTCGACCCGGCGGCGCCGGACGCCTCCCTGGAGGCGCTGCGCACCGCCCTGTTCGGCGGCGCCGCGACGTCATCGGGCATGGCGCCCGCCGTGCTGCCCGGCACGCGCACGCTGCTGCCCGGGCGCGCGGAGGGCCCGCTGACCGGTGGCACCCTCTCGCTCCTGGCGGCCGTGCTCGGCACCCCCTACGCCCCGCCGCCCGCCGCGGGCCGCATCGTCTTCCTGGAGGACGTGACCGAGGCGCCCTACCGGATCGACCGGATGCTCGTCCAGCTGCTCCAGGCCGGCTGGTTCGACGGCGCCGCCGGGTTCGCGCTCGGCTCCTGGAAGGACTGCGGCGACCCCGCCGAGCTCGACGCGGTGTTCGCCGCGAGGCTCGGCCCCCTCGGCGTCCCGATCCTCGCCGGCCTTCCGGCCGGGCACGGGCCGCGCCAGCACACCCTGGAGCTCGGCGCCCCCGCCGCGCTGCACGCCCCGGCCCCCCCGGGCCACGACCCCGCACATCCGCACCCCGCCGTGCCGGACACCGGCGCGCTCACCCTCGAAGCGCCCCCGGGAGGTGCGCGATGA
- a CDS encoding glycerate kinase codes for MKVVVAPDSFKGSLSAAQVCAAVEAGVLRAVPGARVAAVPMADGGEGTLDCFLGARGGDAVEVAATDPVGRPVKARYALSGDGRSAVVELAAASGLPLVEDVPPDPMNAGTTGTGELIADAVRRGAREVLVCIGGSASTDGGAGLLRALGVRFLDAAGVELPPGGAALARLASIDDSGLPREVRETRFRVACDVTNPLLGPDGAAAVFGPQKGASPGQVAELDAALAVFADAVAARGGPRVHDLPGAGAAGGTCGGLVGLLGAEPSGGALLVAEAVGLPAALDGADLVVTGEGRVDGQSAGGKVVSAVAALARDRGVPCVALAGGVSGPLEELHALGLTAAFSLADGPRTLEELKAGAAPLLTAVAEQAVRLFRR; via the coding sequence ATGAAGGTCGTCGTCGCCCCCGACTCGTTCAAGGGCAGCCTGTCCGCCGCCCAGGTGTGCGCCGCGGTCGAGGCGGGCGTCCTGCGCGCCGTGCCCGGCGCGCGTGTCGCCGCCGTGCCGATGGCCGACGGCGGCGAGGGCACCCTCGACTGCTTCCTCGGCGCCCGCGGCGGTGACGCGGTCGAGGTCGCCGCCACCGACCCGGTGGGGCGCCCGGTCAAGGCGCGCTACGCGCTGTCGGGCGACGGGCGCTCGGCGGTGGTGGAGCTGGCCGCGGCGTCCGGGCTGCCGCTGGTCGAGGACGTCCCGCCCGACCCGATGAACGCCGGCACCACCGGCACCGGCGAGCTGATCGCCGACGCGGTGCGCCGGGGCGCCCGCGAGGTGCTGGTCTGCATCGGCGGCAGCGCCAGCACCGACGGCGGCGCCGGGCTGCTGCGCGCCCTCGGCGTCCGCTTCCTGGACGCCGCCGGCGTGGAGCTGCCGCCGGGCGGCGCCGCGCTCGCCCGGCTGGCGTCGATCGACGACTCCGGGCTGCCGCGGGAGGTCCGCGAGACCCGGTTCCGGGTGGCCTGCGACGTGACCAACCCGCTCCTCGGCCCGGACGGCGCCGCAGCCGTGTTCGGCCCGCAGAAGGGCGCGTCCCCCGGCCAGGTCGCCGAGCTGGACGCCGCCCTCGCCGTCTTCGCCGACGCGGTCGCCGCGCGCGGCGGCCCCCGCGTGCACGACCTGCCCGGGGCCGGTGCGGCCGGCGGCACCTGCGGCGGGCTCGTCGGCCTCCTCGGCGCCGAGCCGTCCGGCGGCGCCCTCCTGGTCGCCGAGGCCGTGGGCCTTCCCGCCGCACTCGACGGCGCCGACCTCGTCGTCACGGGCGAGGGCCGGGTGGACGGGCAGAGCGCCGGCGGCAAGGTGGTGTCCGCGGTCGCGGCGCTCGCCCGGGACCGCGGCGTCCCGTGCGTCGCCCTGGCCGGCGGCGTCTCCGGCCCGCTGGAGGAGCTGCACGCGCTCGGCCTGACCGCCGCGTTCAGCCTCGCCGACGGCCCCCGCACCCTGGAGGAGCTGAAGGCGGGCGCCGCGCCCCTGCTCACCGCCGTCGCCGAGCAGGCGGTCCGCCTGTTCCGCCGCTAG
- a CDS encoding Sir2 family NAD-dependent protein deacetylase has translation MDAPITLARLLPEAEAITVLTGAGISTDSGIPDFRGPNGVWTRDPSAEAMSTIGSYLADPEVRRRAWRARRDDPVWEAEPNPAHAALVELERAGRLRALITQNIDGLHQRAGSSERAVIEIHGTAREAVCLACGLRTPMPEIIARVEAGEADPPCAECGGIQKSATISFGQALDQDVLDAATAAARSCDLFLAVGTSLTVQPAAGLCLEAVDHGARLVIINAEETPYDGLADAVLRRPIGETLPRLAGLALGTGR, from the coding sequence GTGGACGCTCCCATCACGCTGGCCCGCCTCCTGCCCGAGGCAGAGGCGATCACGGTGCTCACCGGCGCCGGCATCTCCACCGACAGCGGGATCCCCGACTTCCGCGGCCCGAACGGCGTCTGGACGCGCGACCCGTCGGCCGAGGCGATGTCCACGATCGGCTCCTACCTCGCCGATCCCGAGGTGCGGCGCCGCGCCTGGCGGGCCCGGCGCGACGACCCCGTCTGGGAGGCCGAGCCCAACCCCGCGCACGCGGCGCTGGTCGAGCTGGAGCGGGCCGGACGGCTGCGCGCCCTGATCACCCAGAACATCGACGGCCTGCACCAGCGCGCCGGATCCTCCGAGCGCGCCGTCATCGAGATCCACGGGACCGCGCGCGAGGCCGTGTGCCTGGCCTGCGGGCTGCGCACCCCCATGCCGGAGATCATCGCGCGCGTCGAGGCGGGGGAGGCCGACCCGCCCTGCGCCGAGTGCGGCGGCATCCAGAAGTCCGCGACGATCTCCTTCGGCCAGGCGCTGGACCAGGACGTCCTGGACGCGGCGACCGCCGCCGCGCGGTCCTGCGACCTGTTCCTGGCCGTCGGCACCTCGCTCACGGTGCAGCCCGCCGCCGGGCTGTGCCTGGAGGCGGTCGACCACGGCGCCCGCCTGGTGATCATCAACGCGGAGGAGACGCCGTACGATGGGCTGGCCGACGCGGTGCTGCGCCGGCCGATCGGCGAGACGCTGCCGCGTCTCGCCGGCCTCGCGCTCGGCACGGGGCGATGA